A genomic region of Ovis aries strain OAR_USU_Benz2616 breed Rambouillet chromosome 20, ARS-UI_Ramb_v3.0, whole genome shotgun sequence contains the following coding sequences:
- the PPP2R5D gene encoding serine/threonine-protein phosphatase 2A 56 kDa regulatory subunit delta isoform translates to MPYKLKKEKEPPKLAKGTAKPSSSSKDGGGESTEEAQPQPQPQPQPQPQPPSSNKRPSNSTPPPTQLSKIKYSGGPQIVKKERRQSSSRFNLSKNRELQKLPALKDSPTQEREELFIQKLRQCCVLFDFVSDPLSDLKFKEVKRAGLNEMVEYITHSRDVVTEAIYPEAVTMFSVNLFRTLPPSSNPTGAEFDPEEDEPTLEAAWPHLQLVYEFFLRFLESPDFQPNIAKKYIDQKFVLALLDLFDSEDPRERDFLKTILHRIYGKFLGLRAYIRRQINHIFYRFIYETEHHNGIAELLEILGSIINGFALPLKEEHKMFLIRVLLPLHKVKSLSVYHPQLAYCVVQFLEKESSLTEPVIVGLLKFWPKTHSPKEVMFLNELEEILDVIEPSEFSKVMEPLFRQLAKCVSSPHFQVAERALYYWNNEYIMSLISDNAARVLPIMFPALYRNSKSHWNKTIHGLIYNALKLFMEMNQKLFDDCTQQYKAEKQKGRFRMKEREEMWQKIEELARLNPQYPMFRAPPPLPPVYSMETETPTAEDIQLLKRTVETEAVQMLKDIKKEKVLLRRKSELPQDVYTIKALEAHKRAEEFLTASQEAL, encoded by the exons ATGCCCTATAAACTGAAGAAGGAGAAG GAGCCCCCCAAGCTTGCCAAAGGCACGGCCAAGCCCAGCAGCTCGAGCAAGGATGGTGGAGGCGAGAGCACGGAGGAG GCCCAGCCACAgccgcagccccagccccagccacaaCCCCAGCCGCCATCATCCAACAAGCGTCCCAGCAACAGCACGCCGCCCCCGACGCAGCTCAGCAAGATCAAGTACTCAGGGGGCCCCCAGATTGTCAAGAAGGAGCGACGACAGAGCTCCTCCCGCTTCAACCTCAGCAAGAACCGGGAGCTGCAGAAGCTTCCTGCCCTGAAAG acTCGCCCACCCAGGAGCGGGAGGAGCTGTTTATCCAGAAGCTGCGCCAGTGCTGCGTCCTCTTCGACTTCGTGTCAGACCCACTCAGTGACCTCAAATTCAAGGAGGTGAAGCGGGCAGGACTGAACGAAATGGTGGAGTACATCACCCACAGCCGCGATGTCGTCACTGAGGCCATTTACCCTGAGGCCGTCACCATG TTTTCAGTGAACCTCTTTCGGACGCTGCCACCTTCATCGAATCCCACCGGGGCTGAGTTTGACCCTGAGGAAGATGAGCCCACCCTGGAGGCTGCCTGGCCGCATCTCCAG CTCGTCTATGAGTTTTTCTTACGTTTCCTCGAGTCTCCTGACTTCCAGCCAAACATAGCCAAGAAATACATTGACCAAAAGTTTGTCCTTGCT CTCCTGGACCTGTTTGACAGTGAGGACCCTCGAGAGCGGGACTTCCTCAAGACCATCTTGCATCGCATCTATGGCAAGTTTTTGGGGCTCCGGGCTTATATCCGTAGGCAGATCAACCACATCTTCTACAG GTTCATCTACGAGACGGAGCATCACAATGGGATTGCCGAGCTCCTGGAGATTCTGGGCAG catcatcaATGGCTTTGCCTTGCCCCTGAAGGAAGAGCACAAAATGTTTCTGATCCGGGTCCTTCTTCCCCTTCACAAGGTCAAGTCCCTGAGTGTCTATCACCCTCAG CTGGCATACTGCGTGGTGCAGTTCCTAGAGAAGGAGAGCAGCCTCACTGAGCCG GTGATTGTAGGCCTCCTCAAGTTCTGGCCCAAGACCCACAGCCCCAAGGAAGTGATGTTTCTGAATGAGCTAGAGGAGATCCTGGATGTCATTGAGCCTTCAgagttcagcaaagtgatggagCCTCTCTTCCGCCAGCTTGCCAAGTGTGTCTCCAGCCCCCATTTCCAG GTGGCGGAGCGTGCCCTCTATTACTGGAACAATGAATACATCATGAGCCTGATAAGTGACAACGCCGCCCGAGTCCTCCCCATCATGTTCCCTGCACTCTACAGGAACTCCAAGAGCCACTGGAACAA GACAATCCACGGGCTGATCTACAATGCCCTGAAGCTGTTTATGGAGATGAATCAGAAGCTGTTTGATGACTGTACACAACAGTACAAGGCTGAGAAGCAGAA GGGCAGGTTTCgcatgaaggagagagaagagatgtGGCAAAAGATTGAGGAGCTGGCCCGACTTAATCCCCAG TATCCCATGTTCCGAGCACCTCCCCCTCTGCCTCCCGTGTACTCGATGGAGACCGAGACCCCCACGGCAGAGGACATCCAGCTTCTGAAGAGGACGGTGGAGACAGAGGCCGTGCAG atgctGAAGGACATCAAGAAGGAGAAAGTGCTGCTCCGGCGGAAGTCCGAGCTGCCCCAGGACGTGTACACCATCAAGGCACTGGAGGCGCACAAGCGGGCCGAAGAGTTCCTAACTGCCAGCCAGGAGGCCCTCTGA
- the KLHDC3 gene encoding kelch domain-containing protein 3 isoform X1 has protein sequence MLRWTVHLEGGPRRVNHAAVAVGHRVYSFGGYCSGEDYETLRQIDVHIFNAVSLRWTKLPPVRPAARGQAPVVPYMRYGHSTVLIDDTVFLWGGRNDTEGACNVLYAFDVNTHKWSTPRVSGTVPGARDGHSACVLGKTMYIFGGYEQLADCFSNDIHKLDTSTMTWTLICTKGNPARWRDFHSATMLGSHMYVFGGRADRFGPFHSNNEIYCNRIRVFDTRTEAWLDCPPTPVLPEGRRSHSAFGYNGELYIFGGYNARLNRHFHDLWKFNPVSFTWKKIEPKGKGPCPRRRQCCCIVGDKIVLFGGTSPSPEEGLGDEFDLIDHSDLHILDFSPSLKTLCKLAVIQYNLDQSCLPHDIRWELNAMTTNSNISRPIVSSHG, from the exons ATGTTACGGTGGACAGTGCACCTGGAGGGCGGGCCCCGCAGGGTGAACCATGCTGCAGTGGCCGTGGGGCACCGGGTGTACTCCTTCGGGGGTTACTGCTCAGGCGAAGACTATGAGACGCTGCGTCAGATTGATGTGCACATTTTCAACGCAG TGTCCTTACGTTGGACGAAGCTGCCCCCGGTGAGGCCCGCCGCCCGCGGGCAGGCTCCCGTGGTACCCTACATGCGGTATGGACACTCAACTGTCCTCATCGATGACACAGTCTTCCTTTGGGGCGGGCGGAATGACACCGAAGGGGCCTGCAATGTGCTGTATGCCTTTGACGTCA ATACTCACAAGTGGTCAACACCCCGAGTGTCAGGAACGGTTCCTGGGGCCCGGGATGGACATTCGGCTTGTGTCCTGGGCAAGACCATGTACATTTTTGGGGGCTACGAGCAGCTG GCCGACTGCTTTTCCAATGACATCCACAAACTGGATACCAGCACCATGACATGGACCCTGATCTGTACAAAG GGCAACCCTGCACGCTGGAGGGACTTCCACTCGGCCACAATGTTGGGCAGTCACATGTATGTCTTTGGGGGCCGGGCCGACCGTTTTGGGCCATTCCATTCCAACAATGAGATTTACTGCAACCGCATTCGTGTGTTTGACACGAGGACCGAGGCCTGGCTGGACTGTCCACCCACCCCAGTGCTACCTGAGGGGCGCCGGAGCCACTCAGCCT TTGGCTACAACGGGGAGCTGTACATTTTTGGTGGCTATAACGCAAGGCTGAACCGGCACTTCCATGACCTCTGGAAGTTTAACCCTG TGTCGTTTACTTGGAAGAAGATTGAACCTAAGGGGAAGGGGCCATGTCCCCGCCGGCGCCAGTGCTGCTGTATTGTTGGTGACAAGATTGTCCTCTTTGGGGGCACCAG TCCGTCTCCAGAGGAAGGCCTAGGAGATGAATTCGACCTCATAGATCATTCTGACTTACACATTTTGGACTTTA GCCCTAGTCTGAAGACTCTGTGCAAACTGGCTGTGATTCAGTACAACCTGGACCAGTCCTGTTTGCCCCATGACATCAG GTGGGAGCTGAATGCCATGACCACCAACAGCAATATCAGTCGCCCCATCGTCTCCTCCCATGGGTAG
- the MEA1 gene encoding male-enhanced antigen 1 isoform X1, which produces MASPSLGALVKLSSCHRGHPGPLMGTRSPFDSCTWYPAKNLSQKVHRIPVGLELPKSGQGPEEMLRRYVSKIPGFTGPCPMAAVVLGGDTMGPERIFPNQTEELGPHQGPTEGTGDWSSEEPEEEQEETGAGPAGYSYQPLNQDPEQEEVELAPVGDGEDVVADIQDRIQALGLHLPDPPLESEDEDEQGATALNNHSSIPMDPEHVELVKRTMAGISLPAPGVPAWAREISDAQWEDVVQKALQARQAAPAWK; this is translated from the exons ATGGCTAGCCCCTCTTTGGGGGCGCTTGTCAAGCTAAGCAGTTGTCATCGGGGTCACCCGGGGCCCCTCATGGGCACGAGGAGTCCCTTTGACAGCTGTACCTGGTATCCTGCCAAGAACTTAAGCCAGAAAG TCCACAGGATTCCGGTGGGCCTGGAGCTGCCGAAGAGTGGGCAGGGGCCGGAGGAGATGCTGCGCAGATACGTGTCAAAGATCCCGGGCTTTACTGG CCCCTGCCCGATGGCAGCAGTAGTTCTAGGGGGCGACACCATGGGTCCTGAACGTATCTTCCCCAATCAGACTGAGGAACTCGGGCCACATCAGGGCCCCACGGAAGGCACTGGGGACTGGAGCAGTGAGGAACCAGAGGAAGAACAAGAGGAAACAGGGGCAGGACCAGCTGGCTACTCCTACCAGCCTCTGAACCAAGATCCTGAACAAGAGGAGGTGGAACTGGCACCAGTGGGGGATGGAGAAGATGTAGTTGCTGATATCCAGGATCGGATCCAG GCCCTGGGGCTTCATTTGCCGGACCCACCACTAGAAAGTGAGGATGAAGATGAGCAGGGAGCTACAGCATTGAACAACCACAGCTCTATTCCCATGGACCCAG AACATGTAGAACTGGTGAAAAGGACGATGGCTGGCATAAGCCTGCCTGCGCCAGGGGTTCCTGCCTGGGCTCGCGAGATATCAGATGCCCAGTGGGAAGATGTGGTACAGAAGGCCCTCCAAGCCCGGCAGGCCGCCCCTGCCTGGAAGTGA
- the MEA1 gene encoding male-enhanced antigen 1 isoform X2, whose protein sequence is MAAVVLGGDTMGPERIFPNQTEELGPHQGPTEGTGDWSSEEPEEEQEETGAGPAGYSYQPLNQDPEQEEVELAPVGDGEDVVADIQDRIQALGLHLPDPPLESEDEDEQGATALNNHSSIPMDPEHVELVKRTMAGISLPAPGVPAWAREISDAQWEDVVQKALQARQAAPAWK, encoded by the exons ATGGCAGCAGTAGTTCTAGGGGGCGACACCATGGGTCCTGAACGTATCTTCCCCAATCAGACTGAGGAACTCGGGCCACATCAGGGCCCCACGGAAGGCACTGGGGACTGGAGCAGTGAGGAACCAGAGGAAGAACAAGAGGAAACAGGGGCAGGACCAGCTGGCTACTCCTACCAGCCTCTGAACCAAGATCCTGAACAAGAGGAGGTGGAACTGGCACCAGTGGGGGATGGAGAAGATGTAGTTGCTGATATCCAGGATCGGATCCAG GCCCTGGGGCTTCATTTGCCGGACCCACCACTAGAAAGTGAGGATGAAGATGAGCAGGGAGCTACAGCATTGAACAACCACAGCTCTATTCCCATGGACCCAG AACATGTAGAACTGGTGAAAAGGACGATGGCTGGCATAAGCCTGCCTGCGCCAGGGGTTCCTGCCTGGGCTCGCGAGATATCAGATGCCCAGTGGGAAGATGTGGTACAGAAGGCCCTCCAAGCCCGGCAGGCCGCCCCTGCCTGGAAGTGA